Below is a window of Desulfurobacterium atlanticum DNA.
AAAGAGGTCATAAATATCTCTGTAGAGGAGGCAAAACAGTATTACGAGACCGGCCTTGAAAAGAACCTTTAGGGAAAGAGATTTTTTAAAAGATTTTTTTCTCTACTATAAACTTTCAAGAGTAATATTTGCTGTATCTCTACTGCTTATTATCCTTTCCCTCTCGTTTTTACGGGAGGGAGCTTTCTCCTACACCAATCCCGCAATAGTTATCTTTATCTATTCAATAGTAGCAATGGCTTCCCTATTCTATAAAAAAGAGAACCCTTTAGATTTCCTTCTTGACATAATATTTATCTCCGCTCTAATAAGAAGCAATCTACTATACTGGGACTATGTATCAATACTTTATCTGTTCCCGATATTTTTCTCCTCGCTCTTTCTTGAGAAACCATACACAATCATATTTCCTGTTATAAGCCTTATAATCTACGGTGGAATTATCTACACAACAGGATACTATTCACAACAGGAGATATTAATAAAACTATTTCTGAACGGTGTAGCCTTTTTCTCCATCTACTTTGCAGGAAAAGCATTTGAGAAAAAACTGAAAACTCAATCACTTTACATTTTAGAACTTGAAAAGGAAAAGAGAAAAAATGAAGTATTCAAAAGACTTTACCACATAAGTGCTGACCTTGCACATGAAATTAAAAACCCCGTTGCATCAATAAAAGCAGCTGTAGAACTTTTAGATGAAGCTGAAAAACCAAACAGAAAACTCCTTAACCTTATAAAAAAAGAAACCATAAGACTTTCAAACATAGTAAACGATTTTTTAATACTCTCAAGACCACTTGATATGCAAAAGTCTGAAATATCAATAATAGAACTTATAAAGAATATTGTCGATTCTTTAAAAGTTATCCATCCCGATAAAAAAACAAAGGTAAATTTAAAAACCGATAGAAACTTAAAACTACTCTTACCTTATAAGTCATTTTTTTCAGCTATCTCAAATCTTATAAAAAACAGCTTTGAATGGGCAGAAAGTGAAGTGGAAATAACTGTAGAAGAGACAGAGAAAACTGTTAAAATAATTATAAAAGACGACGGACCGGGAATAAAAAAGGAACATTTAGATACTATATTTGAACCTTTCTTCACAACGAAGAAAGAAGGAAGTGGACTTGGACTTGCAATAGCAAAGCGGGTGGCAATAGAACTTGGAGGAAACTTAACAGTAAAAAATTCCCCTGAGAAAGGAGCAATTTTCATATTTGAAATACCAAAAAAGAAGAGAACAGAAGATGAAAGCGCTTATAGTTGATGATGAGAAAAGCATCAGGGATATACTATCCATAATGCTTTCAGAGTTTAACTTTGACATTGAAGAAGCAGAAACCGTAAAAGAAGCCAGTAAAAAGCTAAATGAAAGCAGGTTTGACCTTCTACTTCTTGACCTTAGATTGCCTGACGGCCACGGTATGGACATACTGAGAACTCTCAGGGAAAAAGGTAAAAAAACAGAAGTGATAATTATCACTGCCTTTGGTTCGGCAGAAACTGCACAGGAAGCGTTAAAACTCGGAGCGTTTGATTATGTCACAAAACCTTTTGATGTTTCAGAATTAAGACTGATACTGAGAAATGTAAAGAAAAAAATAGAGCTTGAAAAGAAAGTTGAAGAGTATGAAAAAACATATAAAGAGTTCATAGGAGAATCTCCCCAAATCCGCAGGATAAAAGAGTTCATAAAAAAAATAGCTCCCTTTGACACAAACGTGCTTATACTTGGGGAAAGCGGAACAGGAAAAGAGGTTGTGGCACAAACAATTCATCAATTAAGCCACAGGAAAGACAAACCCTTTATAGCAATAAACTGTGCATCTCTTCCGTCAGAACTTCTTGAAAGTGAACTTTTTGGATATAAAAAAGGAGCTTTTACAGGTGCAGTATCAAACAAAAAAGGTCTCATAGAACAGGCTGACGGCGGAACACTTTTTCTTGATGAAATAGGAGACATGCCTCTTCCCCTTCAGGCAAAAATTCTAAGATTCATAGAGGATAGAAAAATCCGCCCTATTGGAAGCCTTGAAGAGAAAGAGGTGGACGTTCGGATAATTGCTGCTACCAACAAAAACCTTGAAGAGCTTATAAACAAAGGACTGTTTCGTGAAGACCTTTACTACAGACTTTCAACCATAACTGTAGAACTACCTCCTCTAAGAGAAAGAAAAGAGGACATTCCTCTTCTTGTTAAATATTTCCTTGAAAAACTTTCAAAAAAATACAAAAAAGAGATAAAAAGAATAGACCCGGACTTTTTAGACTATCTTTATTCCCTGCCTTTTAAGGGAAACGTAAGGGAACTCAGAAATATTGTTGAAAAGGCGATTATTCTTTCTGACGGAGAAACTCTTACAATTCCGGGAAAAAGAGAAAAGGAACTAACTTCCAAAATAAAAATCGGGGATTTTCCAGAAAATGGGGTAAATCTTAAAAAAATCCTTGAAGAAACAGAAAAATTTTACCTGAAAAAAGCCCTTGAAAAGGCAAGCGGGAAAAAGATAGAAGCTGCAAAACTGCTGGGTTTGACCTTCAGAGAGTTCCGTTATAGACTTTCAAAGTATCAAATTGAAGACAAATTAAGCTAACTTTAGTTGGCTGTGATAGAAATTTAACATAATATTTACACTGTTTTAGATAAACTTAAATATTGTTGACACTACATATTCTCTCTGTTATTATTAGTTGTAAAGTTGAAAATCCCAAAGCAGGAGGGTCGTTAATAATGAGAGGGAAATTAAAAGCACTCATCCTCTGTTCTATGCTGATGGGTGCTACAACGGCTTACGGTGTAACCCTTACAAACTGCCCACCCTCCCTTACAGCAGGAGGAAATCTTCCGAAAATAGGTCCGGAAGAGAAGGCTTTATTTACTAACCCGGTTCAACCGTTAAAGCCAGCCGATTGTGGTGCCTGTCACTATAGTATCTATAAAGCGATGCAGAAAGAGGGTGGAAGACACAAGTTTGATTGTACTATCTGTCACAAGAAGTTCCACGAATGGAACCCTAAAATGGGTGTAAAAGGCTGGCAGGAGATGATGCCAAAATGTGCCACATGTCACGGTCTATACCACGGCCCAACTATACCTGATTGTGCTAAATGTCACACAGATCCACACGCTATCAAAAAGCCAATGCCTGTTACAACACCGTTTACTGGCTTTGTTGGCGGTAAGAAGTATCCAGGAACAGGCCAGCCTGAAAACTACGTGGCTAAAAACTGTCAGGTATGTCATGAACCAATCTATGACCTTATGCAGC
It encodes the following:
- a CDS encoding sensor histidine kinase, producing the protein MKRTFRERDFLKDFFLYYKLSRVIFAVSLLLIILSLSFLREGAFSYTNPAIVIFIYSIVAMASLFYKKENPLDFLLDIIFISALIRSNLLYWDYVSILYLFPIFFSSLFLEKPYTIIFPVISLIIYGGIIYTTGYYSQQEILIKLFLNGVAFFSIYFAGKAFEKKLKTQSLYILELEKEKRKNEVFKRLYHISADLAHEIKNPVASIKAAVELLDEAEKPNRKLLNLIKKETIRLSNIVNDFLILSRPLDMQKSEISIIELIKNIVDSLKVIHPDKKTKVNLKTDRNLKLLLPYKSFFSAISNLIKNSFEWAESEVEITVEETEKTVKIIIKDDGPGIKKEHLDTIFEPFFTTKKEGSGLGLAIAKRVAIELGGNLTVKNSPEKGAIFIFEIPKKKRTEDESAYS
- a CDS encoding sigma-54-dependent transcriptional regulator, with translation MKALIVDDEKSIRDILSIMLSEFNFDIEEAETVKEASKKLNESRFDLLLLDLRLPDGHGMDILRTLREKGKKTEVIIITAFGSAETAQEALKLGAFDYVTKPFDVSELRLILRNVKKKIELEKKVEEYEKTYKEFIGESPQIRRIKEFIKKIAPFDTNVLILGESGTGKEVVAQTIHQLSHRKDKPFIAINCASLPSELLESELFGYKKGAFTGAVSNKKGLIEQADGGTLFLDEIGDMPLPLQAKILRFIEDRKIRPIGSLEEKEVDVRIIAATNKNLEELINKGLFREDLYYRLSTITVELPPLRERKEDIPLLVKYFLEKLSKKYKKEIKRIDPDFLDYLYSLPFKGNVRELRNIVEKAIILSDGETLTIPGKREKELTSKIKIGDFPENGVNLKKILEETEKFYLKKALEKASGKKIEAAKLLGLTFREFRYRLSKYQIEDKLS